Proteins encoded together in one Pseudomonas sp. TCU-HL1 window:
- the hpaA gene encoding 4-hydroxyphenylacetate catabolism regulatory protein HpaA, translating to MAERQPIPNINIGQVYDQRYADAEVHYEALGKLADFFGRNMPVHRHDRFFQVHYVKSGAVRVYLDEQQYRQEGPLFFLTPPTIPHAFVTEQDADGHVLTVRQQLVWSLLEAEPDLADGAQIVPVCVAFAELGEDLREEVQRLDLLFGQLRSEFAASRPGRDASLSALTRLIFISLLRLSARSLKAQPARHEDLQVFHRFNGLIEAHYREHWPLGQYASQMGVTEARLNDICRRIADLPSKRLIHDRVMQEAKRLLLFTGSSANEICYLLGFKDPAYFSRFFARNAGMSPGEYRQRRAADKEDAWR from the coding sequence ATGGCAGAGCGCCAGCCCATCCCCAACATCAACATCGGCCAGGTCTACGACCAGCGCTACGCCGACGCCGAGGTGCACTACGAGGCTCTGGGCAAGCTGGCGGACTTCTTCGGCCGCAACATGCCGGTACACCGCCACGACCGTTTCTTTCAGGTGCACTACGTGAAGAGCGGGGCGGTGCGCGTCTACCTCGACGAACAGCAGTACCGCCAGGAAGGGCCGTTGTTTTTCCTCACGCCGCCGACCATTCCCCATGCCTTCGTCACCGAGCAGGACGCCGACGGCCATGTGCTGACCGTGCGCCAGCAACTGGTCTGGTCACTGCTGGAAGCCGAACCGGACCTGGCCGATGGCGCGCAGATCGTGCCGGTGTGCGTGGCCTTCGCCGAGCTGGGGGAGGACTTGCGCGAGGAGGTGCAGCGCCTGGACCTGCTGTTCGGACAGTTGCGCAGTGAATTCGCCGCCAGCCGTCCAGGGCGCGACGCCAGCCTGTCGGCACTGACCCGGCTGATCTTCATCAGCCTGCTGCGCCTGTCGGCCCGTTCGCTGAAGGCGCAGCCGGCACGCCACGAGGATTTGCAGGTGTTCCACCGCTTCAACGGGCTGATCGAGGCGCATTACCGCGAGCACTGGCCCCTGGGGCAGTACGCGAGCCAGATGGGCGTGACCGAGGCGCGCCTGAACGACATCTGCCGGCGCATCGCCGACCTGCCATCCAAGCGCCTGATCCACGACCGGGTGATGCAGGAGGCCAAGCGCCTCTTGCTGTTCACCGGCAGCTCGGCCAACGAGATCTGCTACCTGCTGGGCTTCAAGGACCCGGCCTACTTCAGCCGCTTCTTCGCCCGCAACGCCGGCATGAGCCCCGGCGAATACCGCCAGCGCAGGGCGGCAGACAAGGAAGACGCGTGGCGGTAG
- the hpaI gene encoding 4-hydroxy-2-oxoheptanedioate aldolase: protein MNLPINSFKQRLQSDQPQIGLWLGLADAYCAELAANAGFDWLLLDGEHAPNDLRSLLAQLQAIAPYPSQPIIRPPIGDAVLIKQLLDIGAQTLLVPMVESAEQAAEFVRAMRYPPFGIRGVGSALARASRWNSIPGYLDHADEQMCLLVQIENLDGLANLDVIAAVEGVDGVFIGPADLSAAMGHRGNPGHPEVQAAIEDAIVRIRNAGKAAGILSADQKLAHRYLSLGAAFVAVGVDTTVLMRGLQSLAGAFKASSAPLPTSGGGVY from the coding sequence ATGAACCTGCCCATCAACAGCTTCAAACAGCGCCTTCAATCCGACCAGCCGCAGATCGGCCTCTGGCTCGGTCTGGCCGATGCCTACTGCGCGGAACTGGCAGCCAACGCCGGCTTCGACTGGCTGCTGCTGGACGGCGAACACGCGCCCAACGACCTGCGCAGCCTGCTGGCGCAACTGCAGGCCATTGCGCCCTACCCGTCCCAGCCGATCATCCGCCCCCCCATCGGCGACGCGGTACTGATCAAGCAACTGCTGGACATCGGCGCCCAGACCCTGCTGGTACCCATGGTGGAATCCGCCGAGCAAGCGGCCGAATTCGTCCGCGCCATGCGCTACCCACCCTTCGGCATCCGGGGCGTTGGCAGCGCCCTGGCGCGCGCTTCGCGCTGGAACAGCATTCCCGGCTATCTGGATCACGCCGATGAGCAGATGTGCCTGCTGGTACAGATCGAGAACCTCGACGGCCTCGCCAACCTGGATGTGATCGCCGCCGTGGAAGGCGTCGACGGCGTATTCATCGGCCCGGCCGACCTCTCGGCCGCCATGGGCCATCGCGGCAACCCCGGCCACCCGGAGGTCCAGGCCGCCATCGAGGACGCCATCGTCCGCATCCGCAACGCCGGCAAAGCCGCCGGTATCCTCTCCGCCGACCAGAAGCTGGCGCACCGCTACCTCTCGCTGGGCGCCGCCTTCGTCGCCGTGGGCGTGGATACCACGGTGCTGATGCGCGGGTTGCAGAGCCTGGCCGGCGCGTTCAAGGCATCGTCGGCTCCGCTCCCGACTTCGGGCGGCGGCGTGTACTGA
- a CDS encoding TRAP transporter small permease, with protein MNESLSFDTAPAEGEGLASRALLYTAQGFALGGGFILLALVGLSLVSIIGRKLFATPVQGDIELMEIGAAVAIAAFLPLCELRGQHIKVDAFTLKLPLRLQAWLDAFAHLLCLLAALLLAWRTGLQVLESREYGEVSTLLSVPLWLPLLGIVPSLLLLAATAGARTYYCLTREPRP; from the coding sequence ATGAACGAGTCCCTGTCCTTCGATACCGCCCCCGCAGAGGGGGAGGGCCTGGCCAGCCGCGCCCTGCTGTACACCGCCCAGGGTTTCGCCCTGGGTGGCGGTTTCATCCTCCTCGCACTGGTCGGCCTGTCCCTGGTGTCCATCATCGGCCGCAAGCTGTTCGCCACGCCCGTCCAGGGCGATATCGAGCTGATGGAAATCGGCGCGGCGGTGGCCATCGCCGCCTTCCTGCCGCTTTGCGAGTTGCGCGGCCAGCACATCAAGGTGGATGCCTTCACCCTGAAGCTGCCGCTTCGCCTGCAGGCCTGGCTGGACGCCTTCGCCCATCTGCTGTGCCTGCTGGCGGCGCTGCTGCTGGCCTGGCGCACCGGCCTGCAGGTGCTGGAAAGCCGCGAGTACGGCGAGGTCTCCACGCTGCTCTCGGTGCCGCTGTGGCTCCCCCTGCTGGGCATCGTGCCGAGCCTCCTGTTGCTGGCGGCCACCGCCGGCGCCCGAACCTACTATTGTCTGACCCGGGAGCCACGCCCATGA
- a CDS encoding NAD(P)/FAD-dependent oxidoreductase, which yields MSGFRQACLWEKVTPTQVRNGALASHIKVDVCVIGGGITGLSTALNLVEQGKKVCVLEAHLVGHGGSGRNVGLVNAGTWIKPDDVEATLGEKRGKRLNEVLGQAPAEVFAAIRRYGIDCQALNNGTLHMAHNDAGMADLRSREEQWRRRGADVELLTGAACEDYCGTDKITGALLDRRAGTINPMGYTLGLASALVRLGGALYQHSPVRELHRQADDWLVRTERGSVAAEKVVISTGAYTEGEWTALQRNYFRGYYYQVASVPLHGPAADKVLKHGQGSWDTRTVLSSIRRDKEGRLLLGSLGKASNKPDWFIRSWADRIQNHYFPELGKVEWEVHWTGCIDFTPDHLMRIFEPAPGVVAVAGYNGRGNTTGTVIGRAFAEFLLKDDPDRLPIPVEPMKVLHTAGLRSCFYEAGFSLYHAGQCLRVVL from the coding sequence ATGAGCGGTTTTCGCCAAGCGTGTCTCTGGGAGAAGGTGACGCCCACCCAAGTCAGGAACGGTGCCCTGGCAAGCCACATCAAGGTGGATGTGTGCGTGATCGGCGGCGGTATCACCGGCTTGTCCACGGCGCTGAATCTCGTGGAACAGGGCAAGAAAGTCTGCGTGCTCGAAGCGCATCTGGTCGGGCACGGCGGTTCCGGGCGTAACGTCGGCCTGGTCAACGCGGGCACCTGGATCAAGCCCGACGATGTGGAGGCGACCCTGGGCGAGAAGCGCGGCAAGCGCCTGAACGAGGTGCTCGGCCAGGCTCCGGCGGAGGTGTTCGCGGCGATCAGGCGCTATGGCATCGATTGCCAGGCGCTGAATAACGGCACCCTGCACATGGCCCACAACGACGCCGGGATGGCGGATCTGCGGTCGCGGGAGGAGCAGTGGCGGCGGCGTGGCGCCGATGTCGAGCTGCTGACGGGCGCCGCCTGCGAAGACTATTGCGGTACCGACAAGATCACCGGGGCCTTGCTGGATCGTCGCGCCGGCACCATCAACCCGATGGGGTACACCCTGGGCCTGGCTTCGGCGCTGGTCCGACTGGGTGGCGCCCTGTACCAGCATTCGCCGGTGCGGGAGCTTCACCGCCAGGCGGACGACTGGCTGGTACGCACCGAGCGCGGCAGCGTGGCTGCGGAAAAGGTGGTGATCTCGACGGGCGCGTACACCGAGGGCGAGTGGACTGCGCTACAGCGCAACTATTTCCGCGGTTATTACTACCAGGTGGCGTCCGTTCCGCTGCACGGGCCTGCCGCGGACAAAGTCCTCAAGCATGGCCAGGGTTCGTGGGACACCCGGACCGTTCTCAGCAGCATCCGTCGCGATAAAGAAGGCCGGCTGCTGCTCGGAAGCCTGGGCAAGGCCAGCAATAAGCCGGACTGGTTCATCCGCAGCTGGGCCGACCGTATCCAGAACCACTATTTCCCCGAACTCGGCAAGGTGGAGTGGGAAGTGCACTGGACCGGCTGCATCGACTTCACCCCCGATCACCTGATGCGAATCTTCGAGCCCGCTCCGGGCGTGGTGGCGGTCGCGGGGTACAACGGTCGCGGCAATACCACCGGGACGGTGATCGGCCGCGCGTTCGCCGAATTCCTGTTGAAGGACGATCCGGACAGGCTGCCGATTCCCGTCGAGCCCATGAAGGTACTGCACACGGCAGGACTTCGAAGCTGCTTCTACGAGGCGGGCTTCTCGCTCTATCACGCGGGCCAGTGCCTGCGGGTAGTGCTCTGA
- the hpaE gene encoding 5-carboxymethyl-2-hydroxymuconate semialdehyde dehydrogenase, which yields MIKHWINGQEVESKEVFVNYNPATMEPIGEVASGGAEEIAAAVAAAKDAFPKWANTPAKERAKLMRKLGELIDANVPHLAELETLDTGLPIHQTKNVLIPRASHNFEFFAEVCTRMDGHSYPVDDQMLNYTLYQPVGVCGLVSPWNVPFMTATWKTAPCLALGNTAVLKMSELSPLTANELGRLALEAGIPKGVLNVVQGYGATAGDALVRHPDVRAISFTGGTATGRKIMQTAGLKKYSMELGGKSPVLIFDDADLDRALDAALFTIFSLNGERCTAGSRIFIQESVYDQFVAEFATRAKRLIVGDPQDPKTQVGSMITQAHYDKVTGYIRIGIEEGATLLAGGLERPANLPAHLARGQFIQPTVFADVDNRMRIAQEEIFGPVVCLMKFKDEAEALQLANDTEYGLASYIWTQDIGKAHRLARGIEAGMVFINSQNVRDLRQPFGGVKGSGTGREGGQYSFEVFAEIKNVCISMGSHHIPRWGV from the coding sequence ATGATCAAGCACTGGATCAACGGCCAGGAAGTCGAAAGCAAAGAGGTTTTCGTCAACTACAACCCGGCCACCATGGAGCCCATCGGCGAAGTCGCCAGTGGCGGTGCCGAAGAGATCGCCGCCGCCGTGGCCGCCGCCAAGGATGCTTTCCCCAAGTGGGCCAACACCCCGGCGAAAGAGCGCGCGAAGCTGATGCGCAAGCTGGGTGAACTGATCGATGCGAACGTGCCGCACCTGGCCGAGCTGGAGACCCTGGACACCGGCCTGCCGATCCACCAGACGAAGAACGTGCTGATCCCCCGCGCCTCGCACAACTTCGAGTTCTTCGCCGAGGTCTGCACCCGCATGGATGGCCACAGCTACCCGGTGGACGACCAGATGCTCAACTACACCCTGTACCAGCCGGTGGGCGTGTGTGGCCTGGTATCCCCCTGGAACGTGCCGTTCATGACCGCCACCTGGAAGACCGCACCTTGCCTCGCGCTGGGCAACACCGCGGTGCTGAAGATGAGCGAGCTGTCGCCGCTGACCGCCAACGAACTGGGCCGTCTGGCGCTGGAAGCCGGCATCCCGAAAGGCGTGCTGAACGTGGTGCAGGGCTACGGCGCCACCGCTGGCGACGCCCTGGTTCGTCACCCGGACGTGCGCGCCATTTCCTTCACCGGCGGCACCGCCACTGGGCGCAAGATCATGCAGACCGCCGGCCTGAAGAAGTACTCCATGGAACTGGGCGGCAAGTCGCCGGTGCTGATCTTCGACGACGCCGACCTCGACCGCGCCCTCGACGCCGCGCTGTTCACCATCTTCTCTCTGAACGGCGAGCGCTGCACCGCCGGCAGCCGCATCTTCATCCAGGAGTCGGTCTACGACCAGTTCGTCGCCGAATTCGCCACCCGCGCCAAGCGCCTGATCGTAGGTGATCCGCAGGACCCGAAAACCCAGGTCGGCTCGATGATCACCCAGGCCCACTACGACAAGGTCACCGGCTACATCCGCATCGGCATCGAGGAAGGCGCCACCTTGCTCGCGGGCGGCCTGGAGCGCCCGGCCAACCTGCCGGCGCACCTTGCCCGCGGGCAGTTCATCCAGCCCACGGTGTTCGCCGATGTGGACAACCGCATGCGCATCGCCCAGGAAGAGATCTTCGGCCCGGTGGTCTGCCTGATGAAGTTCAAGGACGAGGCCGAAGCGCTGCAACTCGCCAACGACACCGAATACGGCCTGGCCTCGTACATCTGGACCCAGGACATCGGCAAGGCCCATCGCCTGGCCCGTGGCATCGAGGCCGGCATGGTCTTCATCAACAGCCAGAACGTGCGCGACCTGCGCCAGCCGTTCGGCGGCGTGAAGGGTTCGGGCACCGGCCGTGAAGGCGGCCAGTACAGCTTCGAGGTCTTCGCCGAGATCAAGAACGTATGCATTTCCATGGGGAGCCATCACATCCCGCGTTGGGGTGTGTGA
- a CDS encoding 5-carboxymethyl-2-hydroxymuconate Delta-isomerase, producing the protein MPHLVLLYTPDLEREADIGGLCRALADRMLEQRDESGRQVFPTGGTRVLAYPAAHAAIADGKGDYGFLYANLRMGAGRSPAVHQQVGDALLAVLRSQLDELLERRPIGITLQIDESPGQVFDAKHSSLHPLFTRNS; encoded by the coding sequence ATGCCCCATCTGGTCCTGCTCTACACCCCCGACCTGGAACGCGAGGCGGACATCGGCGGCCTGTGCCGTGCGCTGGCCGACCGCATGCTGGAGCAGCGCGACGAAAGCGGCCGCCAGGTGTTCCCCACCGGCGGCACCCGCGTGCTGGCCTACCCGGCGGCCCACGCCGCGATAGCCGACGGCAAAGGTGATTACGGCTTCCTCTACGCCAACCTGCGCATGGGCGCCGGGCGCAGCCCGGCCGTGCACCAGCAGGTCGGCGACGCCCTGCTGGCGGTGCTGCGCAGCCAGCTCGATGAGCTGCTGGAACGCCGCCCCATCGGCATCACCCTGCAGATCGATGAGAGCCCCGGCCAGGTGTTCGATGCCAAGCACAGTAGCCTGCACCCCCTGTTCACCCGGAATTCCTGA
- a CDS encoding fumarylacetoacetate hydrolase family protein: MSRALEDVAAGTLFGVALNYRGLLESRLDEFQQPPYQQPPVKPVLFIKTPNTRNGHGQPVVYPQGVERLQPGPALGVVIGKRASRVSAANAMAHVAGYVTVNEFSLPEESYYRPAVKAKCRDGFCPLGPEFVPAAQIQNPHALTLKLFVNGQLRQENTTANLVRGIPQLIEEISEFMTLHEGDVLITGTPEGRVDVQPGDLVEVEISGLGRLANTVVAE, from the coding sequence ATGAGCCGTGCCCTTGAAGACGTCGCTGCCGGCACCCTGTTCGGCGTTGCGCTGAACTACCGGGGCCTGCTGGAGAGCCGTCTGGACGAGTTCCAGCAGCCACCCTACCAGCAGCCGCCGGTCAAGCCGGTGCTGTTCATCAAGACCCCGAATACCCGCAACGGCCACGGCCAGCCTGTCGTCTACCCGCAGGGGGTGGAGCGTCTGCAGCCGGGCCCGGCCCTCGGCGTCGTGATCGGCAAGCGCGCCAGCCGCGTAAGCGCCGCCAACGCCATGGCGCATGTCGCCGGCTATGTGACCGTCAACGAATTCAGCCTGCCGGAAGAGAGCTATTACCGCCCGGCGGTGAAGGCCAAGTGCCGCGACGGCTTCTGCCCCCTCGGCCCGGAATTCGTCCCCGCCGCGCAGATTCAGAACCCGCACGCCCTAACGCTCAAGCTCTTCGTCAACGGCCAGCTGCGCCAGGAAAACACCACGGCGAATCTCGTACGCGGTATCCCGCAACTGATCGAGGAGATCAGCGAATTCATGACCCTGCACGAAGGCGACGTGCTGATCACCGGCACCCCGGAAGGCCGCGTCGACGTGCAGCCCGGTGACCTCGTGGAAGTGGAAATCAGCGGCCTCGGTCGCCTCGCCAACACCGTGGTTGCGGAATAA
- the hpaD gene encoding 3,4-dihydroxyphenylacetate 2,3-dioxygenase: MGKLALAAKITHVPSMYLSELPGPRQGFRQAAIDGHIEISRRCRELNVDTIVVFDTHWLVNANYHINCAPNFEGLYTSNELPHFIANMEYGFPGNPELGRLLAEECNRLGVETMAHDATTLGPEYGTLVPMRYMNTDRHFKVVSVSALCTSHYLNDSARLGWAMRKAVEEHYDGTVAFLASGSLSHRFAQNGQAPEFATRVWSPFLETLDHRVVQMWEDGEWEDFCGMLPEYAVKGHGEGFMHDTAMLLGALGWSKYDGKAEVVTPYFGSSGTGQINAIFPVTPQDGSAIPAAQASNPAGVASTSRL, from the coding sequence ATGGGCAAACTTGCTCTGGCTGCCAAGATCACCCACGTCCCCTCCATGTACCTGTCCGAACTGCCGGGCCCGCGCCAGGGCTTCCGCCAGGCCGCCATCGACGGGCACATCGAGATCAGCCGCCGTTGCCGTGAGCTGAACGTCGATACCATCGTCGTGTTCGACACCCACTGGCTGGTCAACGCCAACTACCACATCAACTGCGCGCCGAATTTCGAAGGCCTGTACACCAGCAACGAGTTGCCGCACTTCATCGCCAACATGGAATACGGCTTCCCGGGCAACCCCGAACTGGGCCGCCTGCTGGCCGAAGAATGCAACCGCCTGGGCGTGGAAACCATGGCCCACGACGCCACCACCCTCGGCCCGGAATACGGCACCCTGGTGCCCATGCGCTACATGAACACGGACCGCCACTTCAAGGTCGTCTCGGTGTCCGCACTGTGCACCTCCCATTACCTGAACGACAGCGCCCGCCTCGGCTGGGCCATGCGCAAGGCGGTGGAAGAGCACTACGACGGCACCGTCGCCTTCCTCGCCAGCGGCTCGCTGTCCCACCGCTTCGCCCAGAACGGCCAGGCGCCGGAGTTCGCCACCAGGGTCTGGAGCCCCTTCCTGGAAACCCTCGACCACCGCGTGGTGCAGATGTGGGAAGACGGCGAGTGGGAAGACTTCTGCGGCATGCTCCCGGAGTACGCGGTGAAGGGCCACGGCGAAGGCTTCATGCACGACACCGCCATGCTGCTGGGCGCGCTGGGCTGGTCGAAGTACGACGGCAAGGCGGAAGTGGTCACCCCCTACTTCGGCTCCTCCGGCACCGGCCAGATCAATGCCATCTTCCCGGTCACCCCGCAGGACGGCTCCGCCATCCCCGCCGCCCAGGCCTCCAACCCGGCCGGTGTCGCCTCCACCAGCCGCCTCTGA
- a CDS encoding fumarylacetoacetate hydrolase family protein, producing MKHARIRHQGEVHAVTVEGDNAVRLADGRLLGEDQVEWLPPATGSMFALGLNYADHAAELAFKAPTEPLAFIKSPGTYTGHNQVTWRPDNVAYMHYECELVAVIGKPARNVKREDALTYLAGYTVCNDYAIRDYLENYYRPNLRVKNRDATTPVGPWMVDAADVPDPSKLKLRTWVNGELKQEGTTADMIFDIPYLIEYFSSFMTLQPGDMIATGTPEGLADVVPGDEVVVEVEGVGRLVNRIVSEEAFFARTQQEA from the coding sequence ATGAAACACGCACGCATCCGCCACCAGGGTGAAGTCCACGCCGTCACCGTGGAAGGCGACAACGCCGTCCGCCTCGCCGATGGTCGTCTGCTCGGCGAAGACCAGGTCGAGTGGCTGCCACCCGCTACCGGCAGCATGTTCGCCCTGGGCCTGAACTATGCCGACCACGCCGCCGAGCTGGCCTTCAAGGCGCCCACCGAGCCGCTGGCCTTCATCAAGTCGCCGGGTACCTACACCGGCCACAACCAGGTCACCTGGCGCCCGGACAACGTCGCCTACATGCACTACGAGTGCGAGCTGGTGGCGGTGATCGGCAAGCCGGCGCGCAACGTCAAGCGCGAGGACGCCCTCACCTACCTCGCCGGCTACACCGTCTGCAACGACTACGCCATCCGCGACTACCTGGAGAACTACTACCGGCCCAACCTGCGGGTGAAGAACCGCGACGCCACCACCCCAGTCGGCCCCTGGATGGTCGATGCCGCCGACGTGCCCGATCCCTCGAAACTGAAGCTGCGCACCTGGGTGAACGGCGAGCTGAAACAGGAAGGCACCACCGCGGACATGATCTTCGACATCCCCTACCTGATCGAATACTTCTCCAGCTTCATGACCCTGCAACCGGGCGACATGATCGCCACCGGCACGCCGGAGGGCCTGGCCGACGTGGTGCCCGGCGATGAAGTAGTGGTGGAGGTGGAAGGCGTGGGCCGCCTGGTCAACCGCATCGTCAGCGAAGAGGCCTTCTTCGCCCGCACACAACAAGAGGCATGA
- a CDS encoding TRAP transporter substrate-binding protein, with the protein MTMSKLAVLLTAACSASLALAEPVYTLKVAHFLPANSNAQHNIIEPWCQQLSDESAGRIKCQLYPSMQLGGTPAKLADMARNGVADIVWTAPAYSAGKFPRIEAMELPFMLPAGARASNPIIWQYYEQYARDDFKGYKVLSVHGDGGMDIHTRGKAVARLEDLKDLKLRASSRTAAKLVEALGATPVSMPPAQMTEAISKGVVDGALASWEVVPPTKLDEVTDHHSAIPAGQPAFSYTVLAMLMNERKFNSLPEDLRVILERNSGPALNERFASAWDLFLDKARAATPTEQMVTIDASAYGAMKQAAAPVADAWAAAVTEKGLNGQALLDGARALSSQAR; encoded by the coding sequence ATGACGATGTCCAAGCTCGCCGTCCTTTTAACTGCCGCCTGCTCGGCCTCGCTGGCCCTGGCGGAGCCGGTCTACACGCTGAAGGTCGCGCACTTCCTGCCTGCCAATTCCAACGCCCAGCACAACATCATCGAACCCTGGTGCCAGCAGCTCAGCGACGAGTCCGCCGGGCGCATCAAGTGCCAGCTCTACCCCTCGATGCAGTTGGGCGGCACCCCGGCCAAGCTGGCCGATATGGCGCGCAACGGCGTCGCCGATATCGTCTGGACCGCGCCGGCCTACTCGGCGGGCAAGTTCCCGCGCATCGAGGCGATGGAGCTGCCGTTCATGCTTCCGGCCGGCGCCAGGGCGAGCAACCCGATCATCTGGCAGTACTACGAGCAGTACGCCAGGGACGACTTCAAGGGCTACAAGGTGCTGTCGGTCCACGGTGACGGCGGCATGGACATCCACACCCGTGGCAAGGCCGTGGCCCGTCTGGAAGACCTCAAGGACCTCAAGCTGCGCGCCTCCAGCCGCACCGCCGCCAAGCTGGTGGAGGCCCTGGGTGCGACCCCGGTGAGCATGCCGCCGGCGCAGATGACCGAGGCCATCTCCAAGGGCGTGGTGGATGGCGCGCTGGCGTCCTGGGAGGTGGTGCCGCCGACCAAGCTGGACGAAGTCACCGATCACCACTCGGCCATCCCGGCCGGCCAGCCGGCCTTTTCCTACACCGTGCTGGCGATGCTGATGAACGAGCGCAAGTTCAACAGCCTGCCCGAGGACCTGCGCGTCATTCTCGAGCGCAACAGCGGCCCGGCTCTGAACGAGCGCTTCGCCAGCGCCTGGGACCTCTTCCTCGACAAGGCCCGTGCCGCGACGCCGACCGAGCAGATGGTCACCATCGACGCCAGCGCCTACGGCGCCATGAAACAGGCTGCGGCGCCGGTAGCGGATGCCTGGGCCGCCGCAGTGACCGAGAAAGGGCTTAATGGGCAAGCCCTGCTGGACGGGGCGCGGGCGCTCTCCAGTCAGGCACGGTGA
- the hpaH gene encoding 2-oxo-hept-4-ene-1,7-dioate hydratase, whose product MLDASIIQQAAARLDAAERSREQVRQFSLDYPQIGIEDAYAIQRAWVAQKIKDGRKLVGHKIGLTSRAMQVSSNITEPDYGALLDDMLFDEGSDIPFERFIVPRVEVELAFILGKPLRGPNCTVFDVLDATEWVIPALEIIDARIQQVDPDTRVTRKVFDTISDNAANAGVVMGGRAVRPTEIDLRRVPAILYRNGVIEESGVSAAVLNHPAKGVAWLANKLAPYDVTLEAGQIILGGSFTRPVAANPGDTFHVDYDQLGSIACRFV is encoded by the coding sequence ATGCTTGACGCCAGCATCATCCAGCAAGCCGCCGCCCGCCTCGACGCCGCCGAGCGTTCCCGCGAGCAGGTGCGCCAGTTCTCCCTCGACTACCCGCAGATCGGCATCGAAGACGCCTACGCCATCCAGCGCGCCTGGGTGGCGCAGAAGATCAAGGACGGCCGCAAGCTGGTGGGCCACAAGATCGGCCTCACCTCGCGCGCCATGCAGGTGTCCTCCAACATCACCGAGCCGGATTACGGTGCGCTGCTGGACGACATGCTCTTCGACGAAGGCAGCGACATCCCCTTCGAGCGCTTCATCGTCCCGCGCGTGGAAGTGGAGCTGGCCTTCATCCTCGGCAAGCCCCTGCGCGGGCCGAACTGCACAGTGTTCGACGTGCTGGACGCCACCGAGTGGGTGATCCCGGCGCTGGAGATCATCGACGCGCGCATCCAGCAGGTGGACCCGGACACCAGGGTCACCCGCAAGGTGTTCGACACCATCTCCGACAACGCCGCCAATGCCGGCGTGGTGATGGGCGGCCGCGCCGTACGCCCCACCGAGATCGACCTGCGCCGCGTACCGGCGATTCTCTACCGCAACGGCGTGATCGAGGAATCCGGCGTGTCCGCCGCCGTGCTCAACCACCCAGCCAAGGGCGTGGCCTGGCTGGCCAACAAGCTGGCCCCCTACGACGTCACCCTGGAAGCCGGCCAGATCATCCTCGGCGGCTCCTTCACCCGCCCGGTGGCGGCCAATCCCGGCGACACCTTCCACGTCGACTACGACCAGCTGGGCTCCATCGCCTGCCGCTTTGTCTAA